A genomic region of Spea bombifrons isolate aSpeBom1 chromosome 9, aSpeBom1.2.pri, whole genome shotgun sequence contains the following coding sequences:
- the RPS6KA5 gene encoding ribosomal protein S6 kinase alpha-5, which produces MEGPSGEGDLLTVKHELRTANLTGHAEKVGIENFELLKVLGTGAYGKVFLVRKVSGHDSGKLYAMKVLKKATIVQKAKTAEHTRTERQVLEHIRQSPFLVTLHYAFQTDTKLHLILDYINGGELFTHLSQREKFTEEEVRIYIGEIVLALDHLHKLGIIYRDIKLENILLDSSGHVVLTDFGLSKEFLTDENERTYSFCGTIEYMAPEIVRGGDSGHYKAVDWWSLGVLAYELLTGASPFTVDGEKNSQAEISRRILKSDPPYPEEMSDAVRDLIQRLLRKDPKKRLGCGPEGSGEIKKHCFFESINWDDLAAKKVPAPFRPVIKDELDVGNFSEEFTDMDPTYSPAALPMNADRIFQGYSFVAPSILFKPNAAIADPIQYHLGVERPGVTTIARSAMMKDSPFYQHYELDLKEQPLGEGSFSICRKCLHKKTNQEFAVKIISKRLESNTQKEITALKLCEGHPNIVKLYDVYHDQLHTFLVMELLKGGELFERIKKKKLFSESEASHIMRRMVSAVSHMHDVGVVHRDLKPENFLFTDESENSEIKIIDFGFARLKPPDNQPLKTPCFTLHYAAPELLTASGYDESCDLWSLGVILYTMLSGQVPFQCQEKTVLYASAEDIMRKIKQGDFSFEGEAWKNVSQEAKDLIQGLLTVDPNKRIKMSTLRYNEWLQNGSQLSSNPLMTPDILGSAGATVNTHVKATFHAFNKFKREGFLLQNVDKAPLAKRRKMKKTSTSTETRSSSSESSHSSHSHGKTSPSKNLHPANPTESNNPDAIFQFTE; this is translated from the exons cgaACTTGACCGGACACGCAGAAAAGGTGGGAATTGAAAACTTTGAGCTCTTGAAGGTTCTCGGAACAGGAG CTTACGGCAAAGTGTTCCTGGTGCGGAAGGTCAGCGGCCACGACTCCGGGAAGCTTTATGCTATGAAGGTGTTGAAGAAGGCGACCATCGTGCAGAAAGCCAAGACCGCCGAGCACACCAGGACCGAGAGGCAAGTCCTGGAGCATATTAGACAGTCTCCTTTCCTGGTCACGCTCCATTACGCCTTCCAGACAGACACAAAACTCCATCTCATACTGG ATTATATTAACGGAGGGGAGCTCTTCACCCATCTCTCCCAGCGCGAGAAGTTCACCGAGGAGGAGGTGCGGATATATATCGGGGAGATCGTGCTGGCGCTCGATCATCTGCACAAG ctcGGGATCATTTATCGGGATATAAAACTTGAAAATATTCTGTTGGATTCCAGCGGCCACGTGGTTCTCACGGACTTCGGACTCAGTAAAGAGTTTCTGACGGATGAG AATGAAAGAACGTACTCCTTCTGCGGGACGATAGAATACATGGCGCCGGAGATAGTCCGAGGAGGGGACTCCGGCCATTATAAG GCCGTGGACTGGTGGAGTTTAGGCGTTCTGGCGTACGAGCTGCTCACCGGAGCCTCACCTTTCACGGTGGACGGGGAGAAGAACTCTCAGGCCGAAATCTCCAG GAGGATATTAAAGAGCGACCCTCCTTACCCTGAAGAAATGAGCGACGCGGTGAGAGATCTGATTCAGCGTCTTTTACGGAAAGATCCAAAGAAGCGGCTGGGCTGCGGGCCGGAGGGGTCCGGGGAAATCAAAAAGCACTGTTTCTTTGAG AGCATTAACTGGGACGATCTGGCTGCTAAAAAGGTTCCGGCCCCGTTCCGGCCGGTGATTAAGGATGAGCTGGATGTGGGGAATTTTTCCGAGGAGTTTACGGACATGGACCCCACGTATTCTCCCGCCGCCCTGCCGATGAACGCCGACCGCATATTTCAG GGATATTCCTTCGTGGCGCCTTCCATCCTGTTCAAGCCGAACGCCGCTATAGCCGACCCCATCCAGTATCACCTCGGCGTGGAGCGTCCCGGGGTCACCACCATCGCCAGGAGCGCAATGATGAAG GACTCCCCGTTTTATCAGCACTACGAGCTGGATCTGAAAGAACAGCCGCTGGGCGAAGGAAGCTTCTCTATCTGTCGAAAATGcttgcacaaaaaaacaaaccaggaGTTTGCCGTAAAGATCATCAGCAAGCG GTTGGAAAGCAACACCCAGAAAGAGATAACGGCCCTAAAGCTTTGTGAAGGACACCCCAACATAGTGAAGTTATACGATGTTTACCATGACCAG CTTCACACGTTTCTAGTGATGGAATTACTGAAAGGAGGAGAGCTGTTTGAAAGAATCAAGAAAAAGAAGCTGTTCAGCGAGTCTGAAGCCAGTCACATCATGCGCAGGATGGTGTCCGCCGTCAGCCACATGCACGACGTGGGGGTCGTTCACAGAGATCTGAAGCCGGAG AATTTCCTTTTCACGGATGAAAGTGAGAACTCCGAAATAAAAATTATCGATTTTGGGTTTGCTCGTTTAAAGCCACCTGACAACCAGCCCCTTAAAACCCCCTGCTTTACCCTCCATTACGCGGCCCCCGAGCTGCTGACTGCCAGCGGCTACGATGAATCATGTGACCTGTGGAGCCTGGGGGTCATTCTG TACACCATGCTGTCGGGGCAGGTGCCGTTCCAGTGCCAGGAGAAGACTGTGCTGTATGCCAGCGCTGAGGACATCATGAGGAAGATAAAACAGGGAGACTTCTCTTTCGAAGGCGAAGCCTGGAAAAACGTGTCTCAGGAGGCCAAAGATTTGATACAAG GGCTTCTCACAGTGGACCCAAACAAAAGAATCAAGATGTCCACGTTACGATACAACGAATGGCTTCAGAACGGCAGCCAGCTGTCTTCCAACCCTCTGATGACCCCCGACATTCTGGGCTCCGCGGGGGCCACCGTAAACACGCATGTGAAAGCCACGTTTCAC GCCTTCAATAAGTTCAAGCGGGAGGGTTTTCTGCTTCAGAACGTGGACAAAGCGCCGCTGGCCAAGCGCAGGAAGATGAAGAAGACCAGCACGAGCACCGAGACGCGGAGCAGCTCCAGCGAGAGCTCCCACTCTTCCCACTCGCATGGTAAAACGTCCCCCTCAAAGAACCTGCACCCGGCCAACCCCACCGAGAGCAATAACCCCGACGCCATCTTCCAGTTCACCGAGTAG